The Macaca thibetana thibetana isolate TM-01 chromosome 19, ASM2454274v1, whole genome shotgun sequence genome has a segment encoding these proteins:
- the RNF126 gene encoding E3 ubiquitin-protein ligase RNF126 isoform X2, with amino-acid sequence MAEASPQPGRYFCHCCSVEIVPRLPDYICPRCESGFIEELPEETRSTENGSAPSTAPTDQSRPPLEHVDQHLFTLPQGYGQFAFGIFDDSFEIPTFPPGAQADEGRDPESRRERDHPSRHRIIQQLVNGIITPATIPSLGPWGVLHSNPMDYAWGANGLDAIITQLLNQFENTGPPPADKEKIQALPTVPVTEEHVGSGLECPVCKDDYALGERVRQLPCNHLFHDGCIVPWLEQHDSCPVCRKSLTGQNTATNPPGLTGVSFSSSSSSSSSSSPSNENATGNS; translated from the exons ATGGCCGAGGCGTCGCCGCAGCCCGGACGGTACTTCTGCCACTGCTGCTCCGTGGAGATCGTCCCGCGCCTGCCG GATTATATCTGTCCAAGATGCGAGTCTGGTTTCATCGAGGAGCTTCCGGAAGAGACCAG GAGCACAGAAAATGGTTCTGCCCCCTCCACAGCCCCCACGGACCAGAGCCGGCCACCACTGGAG CACGTGGATCAGCACCTGTTCACGCTGCCGCAGGGCTACGGACAGTTTGCTTTCGGCATCTTCGATGACAGCTTCGAGATCCCTACGTTCCCTCCTGGGGCTCAGGCTGATGAAGGCAGGGACCCTGAGAGCCGGCGGGAGAGAGACCATCCGTCCCGGCACCG GATCATCCAGCAGCTTGTCAATGGCATCATCAcgcctgccaccatccccagcctggGTCCCTG GGGAGTCCTGCACTCAAACCCTATGGACTACGCCTGGGGGGCCAACGGCCTGGACGCCATCATCACACAG CTCCTCAATCAGTTTGAAAACACGGGCCCCCCACCggcagataaagagaaaatccagGCCCTCCCCACCGTCCCCGTCACCGAGGAGCACGTAG GCTCCGGGCTCGAGTGCCCTGTGTGCAAGGACGACTACGCGCTGGGTGAGCGTGTGCGGCAGCTGCCCTGCAACCACCTGTTCCACGACGGCTGCATCGTGCCCTGGCTGGAGCAG CACGACAGCTGCCCCGTCTGCCGAAAAAGCCTCACGGGACAGAACACGGCCACGAACCCCCCGGGCCTCACTGGGGTGAGCTTCTCCTCCtcgtcgtcctcctcctcctccagctcgcCCAGCAACGAGAACGCCACAGGCAACTCGTGA
- the RNF126 gene encoding E3 ubiquitin-protein ligase RNF126 isoform X1 → MAEASPQPGRYFCHCCSVEIVPRLPDYICPRCESGFIEELPEETRSTENGSAPSTAPTDQSRPPLEHVDQHLFTLPQGYGQFAFGIFDDSFEIPTFPPGAQADEGRDPESRRERDHPSRHRYGARQPRARLTTRRATGRHEGVPTLEGIIQQLVNGIITPATIPSLGPWGVLHSNPMDYAWGANGLDAIITQLLNQFENTGPPPADKEKIQALPTVPVTEEHVGSGLECPVCKDDYALGERVRQLPCNHLFHDGCIVPWLEQHDSCPVCRKSLTGQNTATNPPGLTGVSFSSSSSSSSSSSPSNENATGNS, encoded by the exons ATGGCCGAGGCGTCGCCGCAGCCCGGACGGTACTTCTGCCACTGCTGCTCCGTGGAGATCGTCCCGCGCCTGCCG GATTATATCTGTCCAAGATGCGAGTCTGGTTTCATCGAGGAGCTTCCGGAAGAGACCAG GAGCACAGAAAATGGTTCTGCCCCCTCCACAGCCCCCACGGACCAGAGCCGGCCACCACTGGAG CACGTGGATCAGCACCTGTTCACGCTGCCGCAGGGCTACGGACAGTTTGCTTTCGGCATCTTCGATGACAGCTTCGAGATCCCTACGTTCCCTCCTGGGGCTCAGGCTGATGAAGGCAGGGACCCTGAGAGCCGGCGGGAGAGAGACCATCCGTCCCGGCACCGGTACGGCGCCCGGCAGCCCCGCGCCCGCCTCACCACGCGGCGGGCCACCGGCCGGCACGAAGGCGTCCCCACGCTGGAAGG GATCATCCAGCAGCTTGTCAATGGCATCATCAcgcctgccaccatccccagcctggGTCCCTG GGGAGTCCTGCACTCAAACCCTATGGACTACGCCTGGGGGGCCAACGGCCTGGACGCCATCATCACACAG CTCCTCAATCAGTTTGAAAACACGGGCCCCCCACCggcagataaagagaaaatccagGCCCTCCCCACCGTCCCCGTCACCGAGGAGCACGTAG GCTCCGGGCTCGAGTGCCCTGTGTGCAAGGACGACTACGCGCTGGGTGAGCGTGTGCGGCAGCTGCCCTGCAACCACCTGTTCCACGACGGCTGCATCGTGCCCTGGCTGGAGCAG CACGACAGCTGCCCCGTCTGCCGAAAAAGCCTCACGGGACAGAACACGGCCACGAACCCCCCGGGCCTCACTGGGGTGAGCTTCTCCTCCtcgtcgtcctcctcctcctccagctcgcCCAGCAACGAGAACGCCACAGGCAACTCGTGA